Proteins co-encoded in one Marmota flaviventris isolate mMarFla1 chromosome 9, mMarFla1.hap1, whole genome shotgun sequence genomic window:
- the Cfap68 gene encoding cilia- and flagella-associated protein 68 — MAASHFLCCSEFNQGKNLVCVLINPHCGGLINADGHGEVWTDWNDISKFFQYGWRCSTNENSYSNRTLVGNWNQERYDIRNIVQPKPLPSQFGHYFETTYDTSYNSKIPLSTHRFKREPHWFPGHQPELSPSQYKCTEKSIYMTDYSKPQIKHHSPCVWNPNIDQFQGPR; from the exons GGAAAGAACCTtgtctgtgtcctcatcaatCCACACTGTGGCGGCCTCATTAATGCAGATGGCCATGGCGAAGTGTGGACAGATTGGAATGATATATCAAAATTTTTCCAATATGGATGGAGATGTTCCACTAATGAAAATTCCTATTCAAACCGTACCCTGGTAGGCAACTGGAACCAAGAAAGATATGACATAAGAAATATTGTACAGCCCAAACCTTTGCCTTCCCAG tttggaCACTACTTTGAAACAACATATGATACAAGCTACAACAGCAAAATACCACTTTCAACCCATA GATTTAAGCGAGAGCCTCATTGGTTCCCAGGACATCAACCTGAACTGAGTCCTTCTCAATACAAATGCACAGAAAAGTCAATTTACATGACTGACTATTCTAAACCTCAAATCAAGCATCACTCTCCGTGTGTATGGAATCCTAATATTGACCAATTTCAGGGTCCAAGATGA